CGGGCAGCGTCCGCGGCACCGAGCCGGTGGCCAGCACGACGTTGCTGCCGGTGTAGGTGTCGGTCCCGACCGCGACGGTGGTCGGCGAGACGAGCCGGCCTTCGCCTTCGACGTACGTGATCGATCGCGACTTCACCAAGCCCTGCAGGCCCTTATAGAGCCGGGCGACGACCCCGTCGCGGTACGAGTTGACCTTGCCCAGGTCGATGCCCTCGAAGGTGGCGCGCACGCCGTACGACTCGCTGTCACGTGCCGAGTCGGCCACTTCCGCGGCGTGCAGCAGCGCCTTGGTCGGGATGCAGCCGTTGTGCAGGCAGGTCCCGCCGAGCTTGCCCTTCTCGATCAACGCGACGGACTGGCCGAGTTCGGCGGCGCGCAACGCCGCCGCATAGCCACCGCTGCCGCCGCCGAGGACGACGAGGTCGAACGAGCTGTCGGTCACAGCGGCACTCCTGAATCGCGTCTGCCGTCGGTCCACCGGTGCCGTCACGTCGGCACGACAGCCACTGGGTGTCCGTCGTGGCGCGGGCGTTCACGGGCTCGCCCATCCTTGCACTTCCCCCGGCTACGGTGTCATGCAGGAGGGATCATGCGACTGTTCAGCCGCCGCTCCCGCGGGGGAGCCTCGCTCGACCGGGCTGCCACCCGGGAGGATGTCGATCATCTCGACCGGTTCGCCCGGTCCCGGCGTGGAGTCGAGGCGTACGTCGAGCCCCAGACCGCCACGACGCAGACCACGCTGGTCCTCATCGCGTACGACGGCGAGTGGACCCGCCGCCGCGTCGACGGACCGCAGGAGGCACGACGGCTCGCCGAACGTTGGGGCGTGCCGTGTTACGAGGCAGCCGTCGTCGGCTATCCGCAGCGGATGCGGGAGTGGAACAGCCGCCAGCGCTGAGCGGATTGCCTTCGGCGGCAGCCGGTTACAGCCGCCCGGCGGCGACGTCTTCCGCGAGCTGGACGAACGTGCGGACCGCCGCGCCTGTCCCGCCCTTGGGCGTGTAGCCGTACGGCTGTCCTTCGTTCCAGGCCGGTCCGGCGATGTCCAGGTGCGCCCAGGGCTGGTCGGCCGCGACGAATTCCCGCAGGAACAGTCCGGCGCTGAGCATGCCGCCGTTGCGGTCGCCGATGTTGGCGATGTCGGCGACCGCGGAGTCCAGTGACGAGCGCAGGTCCTCCGGCAGCGGCATCGGCCACATCGCCTCGCCGGCACGGCCGGCGGCGTCGACCACGGCAGTTCGTACCTCGTCGCTCGGGCTCATCACGCCGGCTGTCCGGGCGCCCAGGGCGACCAACTGCGCGCCGGTCAGCGTGGCGGCGTCGACGATGACGTCGGGCTCGTCCTCCGCGGCGCGGACCAGGGCGTCGGCGAGGATCAGGCGGCCTTCGGCGTCGGTGTTGAGGACCTCGACGGTCCGGCCGCCGTAGATCGTGATGACGTCGCTCGGGCGCTGGGCGGTCCCGCTCGGCATGTTCTCCGCGGAGGGAACCCAGCCGGTGACGTTGACCTGCAGGCCGAGGGTCGCAATGGCTTTCATCGCGCCGACCACGGCCGCGGCGCCACCCATGTCCGCCTTCATCCATTCCATGCCGGCCGGGGGTTTGAGGGACAAGCCGCCGGAGTCGAAGGTGATGCCCTTGCCGATCAGTGCCAGGTGCCGGGTCGCCTTGGGGTGGCGGTAGGCCAGGCGGACCAGCCGCGGTGGATTGGCCGAGCCCTGCCCCACCGCGAGGATCCCGCCGAAACCGGCCCGGGCGAGGGCCCGCTGATCGAGCACCTCCACCTGCAGCGGCAGGCCTTCTGCGGCGGCAACCGCGGCGGCCGCGAGCTCGACCGGATGCAGGTGCGACGGGGGAGTGTTGACCAGATCGCGGGCGAGGTGGACTGCGTCCGTGACCGCCTGGGCGTGCGATACCGCACTGCGGAGCTCACGGGCCCTCGCGTCGGCCACCACGACGGTGATGGCCCGGACCGGGGGCGGGACGGCCGAAGCGGTGTCGGCACGGAAAGTGGTGAAGGAGTACGCGCCCAACGCGCCGCCCTGGGCGACGGCTTCCACTTCCTCGGCGGTGCGGGCCGGCAGGCTCAGGCCGACGCGACGGATTCCGGCCAGGGCTCGCGTGGCCGCCCCAGCGCCGCGGCGCAGCGTTTCGAGTTCGACGCCGCGGCGGCCGCCCGGTGCCGGGCCGAGGCCGGTGGCGACGACGAGCGGTGCAGCGGTGATGCCTTCTCCCGGTAGCCGAGTGACCTCGCCGACCGCGGGCTTGGCGCCGACGGCGGCCACCGCGGCCAGC
This portion of the Actinomycetota bacterium genome encodes:
- a CDS encoding oxidoreductase; this translates as MRLFSRRSRGGASLDRAATREDVDHLDRFARSRRGVEAYVEPQTATTQTTLVLIAYDGEWTRRRVDGPQEARRLAERWGVPCYEAAVVGYPQRMREWNSRQR
- a CDS encoding leucyl aminopeptidase, translated to MPTLAVSAADAASLRVDAYVVGIHGDGSGAVTLAAPYAGLTAAGRRRLLAAVAAVGAKPAVGEVTRLPGEGITAAPLVVATGLGPAPGGRRGVELETLRRGAGAATRALAGIRRVGLSLPARTAEEVEAVAQGGALGAYSFTTFRADTASAVPPPVRAITVVVADARARELRSAVSHAQAVTDAVHLARDLVNTPPSHLHPVELAAAAVAAAEGLPLQVEVLDQRALARAGFGGILAVGQGSANPPRLVRLAYRHPKATRHLALIGKGITFDSGGLSLKPPAGMEWMKADMGGAAAVVGAMKAIATLGLQVNVTGWVPSAENMPSGTAQRPSDVITIYGGRTVEVLNTDAEGRLILADALVRAAEDEPDVIVDAATLTGAQLVALGARTAGVMSPSDEVRTAVVDAAGRAGEAMWPMPLPEDLRSSLDSAVADIANIGDRNGGMLSAGLFLREFVAADQPWAHLDIAGPAWNEGQPYGYTPKGGTGAAVRTFVQLAEDVAAGRL